From Stenotrophomonas sp. SAU14A_NAIMI4_8:
TGGGGCCGCACCCCCGGCAAGCGTGCGCTGGGCCTGCGCGTGGTGATGCGCGATGGCGCGCCGCTGGGCTGGGCCGGCGCGGTCACCCGCAACCTGCTGCGCACCGTGGACATGCTGCCCTTCGCCTACGCGCTGGGCCTGGTCAGCTGCCTGTTCGATCCGCATGGGCGGCGCCTGGGTGATCTGGTGGCCGGCACCGTGGTGGTGCACGCGCCGCCGTTCTACCTGCCGCCGCCGGTCACCATCGACAGCGTGCTGGCCCCGGCGCAGCCGCTGCGGCCGGAAGAACAGACCGCCGTGATGGCCTTCGCCGAACGCGCGCCGCGGCTGTCGCCGGCCCGCCAGCAGGAACTGGCCGGGTTGGCCCAGCCGCTTACCGGCGCCAACGGCCAGGTAGGTGTGCTGCGCCTGTACGCCATGGCCAACTGGCTGCTGGGCCGGCGATGAAGCAGGAACAGTTCGTCGCCCGCCACCAGCAGGAATGGCATGCGCTGGAACAGTGGCTGCAGCAGCGCGCGGGTCTGCTGCGCCGGCGCCGCGCTGCCATGGGCAGTGCAGACCCCGGCGATACCGCCTTCGCCCAGCGCTATCGGCGGCTGTGCCAGCAACTGGCCCTTGCCCGCGAACGCGGCTACAGCCCGCAGTTGGTGCAGCGCCTGCAGGGGCTGATGCAGCAGGGCCACGACGTGCTGTACCGCACGCCGCCCACGCGCTGGCGGCGTGCGCTGGAATTCCTGATGGCCGACTTCCCGCTGCTGGTGCGCAGCCAGGCGCGCAGCATGTGGGCGGCACTGGCCATGTTCGCGGTGCCGGCCATCGCCTGCTTCGTGCTGGTGCAGTGGCACCCGGACAGCGTGTACCTGCTGATGGACAACGCGCAGATCGCCAGCATGGAACGCATGTACGACCCCTCGGCCGACCGCCTGGGCCGCGACAGCGGTACCGACTGGATGATGTTCGGCTACTACATCCTGAACAACATCGGCATTGCCCTGCGCACCTTCGCCAGCGGCCTGCTGGCCGGGCTGGGCACGCTGCTGGTGCTGTTGTTCAACGGGGTCACCATCGGTGCGGTGGCCGGCCACCTGCAGCAGATCGGCCATGGCGATCCGTTCTGGCGCTTCGTGGTCGGGCATGCGGCGTTCGAGCTGACCGCCATCGTGATTGCCGGCGGTGCGGGCCTGCAGTTGGGCATGCGCCTGCTCGCACCGGGCCGGCAACGCCGCGTGGACGCGCTGGTGGAAGGCGGTCGCATCGGCGCACGCCTGTGCCTGGGCGTGGCCTTCATGCTGCTGCTGGCCGCCTTCGTGGAGGCCTTCTGGTCGTCCATTGCCGACATTCCGGCCTGGCTGAAGTTCAGCGTGGCCGGCGTGTTGTGGGCCGGCGTGCTGCTGTGGCTGTGGCGCGGTGGGCGTGGGGGCAGTCGTGCGGATTGAACATCTGAACGTCGCGCTGCGCGCCCGCAGCAGTTGGGAGGCGATGGAGCTGGGCATGGCCCTGGCCCGCCGCCACGCACGCAGCGTGTGGGGCAGCTGGCTGCTGGCCAGCGCACCGCTGTTCGTGCTGTTCAATGCGCTGGCCTGGTGGCTGGATGCGTTCGGCTGGGCCTGGCTGCTGATGTGGTGGTGCAAGCCGCTGTTCGAGCGCGCGCCGCTGTACGTGCTCTCGCGCGGCATCTTCGGCGAACAGGTGGCGCCACGTGCGGCGCTGCGTGCGCAGCGGCAGTGGGGCAACAGCGGCTTCTGGGGTTACCTGGGCTGGCGCCGCTTCAGTGGGCTGCGCAGCCTGTGCCTGCCGGTGAACCTGCTGGAAGGCAATGCACCGGGACAGCGCGGGCCACGGCGGCGCGCGGTGGTGTCCGGCGCGGGCGGCGCGGCCCTGATCCTGTGCTGCCTGTGCCTGGGCTTCGAACTGGTGCTGGTGCTGGGCGCGATCGCCTCGGCGTTCCTGTTCATTCCGCTGGATCTGCTGCCCGACTCGTGGCGTGCGGCGTGGGACATGCTGCGCGTGGCGCCACCGCCGTGGGCGCTATTGGTGTTCAACCTGCTGTGCTGGCTGGCGTCGGCGCTGATCGGCCCGCTGTACGTCGGCGCCGGCTTCGGGCTGTATCTGAACCGGCGCACGGAAATGGAAGCCTGGGACGTGGAAATGGCCCTGCGCCGGCTGCGTGAGCGCCTGCTGCCGGCCGCGTCGTCGCTGGTGCTGCTGCTGTGCCTGGCGTTGCCGCTGGCACCGGCGCACGCGCAGGACAGCGATGCCCGCCCGGCCACGGCCGCGACGGAGCAGAGCGACAAGCCCACCCGCAAGCGCCCCAGCGCCGCGCAGGATCCGGCCAACACCCCGGCGGTGATCTTCGGCGATGCGCCGGTGGACACCGCCGGCTTCCGCCAGGCGGTGAACCGCGCCTACGAAGATCCGCTGCAGCGGCCGCTGCGCGAGGTCAGCCAATGGCAGCCGATCGACCGCGACGACGCGGAAAAGAAGGAAAAGAAGGAACTGCAGCCGGACACCGACGCTGAGCGCGCGCGCAAGGCCCGCCAGGATGCACGCCGCTGGGTGGCGCGCGTGGCCGAGTGGGGCCTGTGGGGTGGCCTGGGATTGCTGGTGCTGGTGCTGCTGCTGACCGCGCGGCTGTGGCTGCCGTGGCTGCGCGGCAGCGGTCGGCGCAAGGGTGGAACGGCACCGGCCATCCGCGAAGACAGCATCGTGCTGCCTGACATCCTGCCGCCGGACGTGGCCACCCAGGCCGCACGGCTGTGGGACGACGGCCGCCCGCGCCAGGCGCTGGCCCTCCTGTATCGCGCCAGCGTGGGCACCGTGGTGGACCGCAGCGGCGTGGTGCTGCCGCCCGGCGCCACCGAAGCGCAGTGCCTGCGCGCCTCGCGGCGCATGCCCGAAGCCAGTGACCGCGAGCTGTTCGCGCGCATCGTGCGCATGTGGCAGTTCGCCGCCTACGGCGGTCGCCTGCCCGCCCGCAGTGATTTCGACGCACTGTCGGCTGCCCTGCAGCAGCAGTTCCGGTGGCAGGCATGAAGCCGCGCCTGTTCTGGTCGCTGTTGCTCGGCGCGCTGATCGTGCTCGGCGTGCCGCTGACGATCCTGTTCCTGCGCACCCACGAGAAAGTGAGCCAGACCCTGGTGCTGCCGCCGCAGGGCGAGGCCAGCTTCAACCCGCTGTACGTGCTGGGCCAGGCGCTGCGTGCCGACGGCCTGCAGGTGCAGACACGGCAGCAGCTGCGGTTGCGCGACATGGCGCTGGCCCCGGGCGATACCCTGGTGCTGCTGCAGGACACCCGCGATCTGGCGCCGCATACCGCGCAGGCCCTGCTGGACTGGGTGGGC
This genomic window contains:
- a CDS encoding RDD family protein — protein: MAAPMLDTYREVVTPEGVLLQLPAAGPMPRALAWLIDLGIRVGTGFVLAIPLALLEEFGRGIYLAIMFLLMWAYPIVCEALWGRTPGKRALGLRVVMRDGAPLGWAGAVTRNLLRTVDMLPFAYALGLVSCLFDPHGRRLGDLVAGTVVVHAPPFYLPPPVTIDSVLAPAQPLRPEEQTAVMAFAERAPRLSPARQQELAGLAQPLTGANGQVGVLRLYAMANWLLGRR
- a CDS encoding stage II sporulation protein M; the protein is MKQEQFVARHQQEWHALEQWLQQRAGLLRRRRAAMGSADPGDTAFAQRYRRLCQQLALARERGYSPQLVQRLQGLMQQGHDVLYRTPPTRWRRALEFLMADFPLLVRSQARSMWAALAMFAVPAIACFVLVQWHPDSVYLLMDNAQIASMERMYDPSADRLGRDSGTDWMMFGYYILNNIGIALRTFASGLLAGLGTLLVLLFNGVTIGAVAGHLQQIGHGDPFWRFVVGHAAFELTAIVIAGGAGLQLGMRLLAPGRQRRVDALVEGGRIGARLCLGVAFMLLLAAFVEAFWSSIADIPAWLKFSVAGVLWAGVLLWLWRGGRGGSRAD
- a CDS encoding DUF4129 domain-containing protein; this translates as MRIEHLNVALRARSSWEAMELGMALARRHARSVWGSWLLASAPLFVLFNALAWWLDAFGWAWLLMWWCKPLFERAPLYVLSRGIFGEQVAPRAALRAQRQWGNSGFWGYLGWRRFSGLRSLCLPVNLLEGNAPGQRGPRRRAVVSGAGGAALILCCLCLGFELVLVLGAIASAFLFIPLDLLPDSWRAAWDMLRVAPPPWALLVFNLLCWLASALIGPLYVGAGFGLYLNRRTEMEAWDVEMALRRLRERLLPAASSLVLLLCLALPLAPAHAQDSDARPATAATEQSDKPTRKRPSAAQDPANTPAVIFGDAPVDTAGFRQAVNRAYEDPLQRPLREVSQWQPIDRDDAEKKEKKELQPDTDAERARKARQDARRWVARVAEWGLWGGLGLLVLVLLLTARLWLPWLRGSGRRKGGTAPAIREDSIVLPDILPPDVATQAARLWDDGRPRQALALLYRASVGTVVDRSGVVLPPGATEAQCLRASRRMPEASDRELFARIVRMWQFAAYGGRLPARSDFDALSAALQQQFRWQA